The following are encoded together in the Zingiber officinale cultivar Zhangliang chromosome 8A, Zo_v1.1, whole genome shotgun sequence genome:
- the LOC122008872 gene encoding protein CHAPERONE-LIKE PROTEIN OF POR1, chloroplastic-like: MAWRYPAYFDHGCRVPHLVAHPFCFSSCEGGGGGRDAMESLLLSKAPSCFSRFSIRPRNHGRLPARKEREVRMGTCVNAQGVARCSMDAALGGVDGGGYDLRSIPKFPRMKVWDPYQRLGVTRDASEEEILEARNFLANQYAGHEGSVESIEAAYERILMASFWKRKKSKINLKSRLKKQVEESPPWIKRLLDYVEVPATDVILRRLFLFTFMGAWSIMNSVETGPAFQVALSLLSCIYFLNEKMKSVVRASITGFAALVIGWTVGSIVVPVIPSVLLQPTWTLELLTSLISYIFLFLACTFLK, encoded by the exons ATGGCGTGGCGTTATCCGGCTTATTTTGACCATGGCTGCCGAGTTCCTCATCTCGTTGCCCATCCCTTCTGCTTTTCGTCCTGCGAGGGCGGCGGCGGAGGAAGGGACGCGATGGAGTCGCTTTTGCTCTCCAAGGCGCCGAGCTGCTTCTCTCGCTTCTCAATTCGGCCGAGGAATCACGGTCGCCTCCCTGCGCG GAAGGAGCGGGAGGTGCGGATGGGGACTTGCGTGAATGCTCAAGGAGTCGCTAGGTGTTCGATGGATGCCGCTCTCGGCGGAGTCGATGGCGGCGGCTATGATTTGC GAAGCATTCCGAAATTTCCTCGAATGAAAGTCTGGGATCCTTATCAACGCCTTGGTGTAACGCGCGATGCTTCAGAAGAAGAAATCCTAGAGGCTCGAAATTTCCTAGCAAATCAATATGCTGGTCATGAGGGCAGTGTTGAGTCTATTGAGGCTGCTTATGAGAGGATACTTATGGCTAGTTTTTGGAAGCGTAAGAAGTCAAAGATCAATCTGAAAAGCAGGTTAAAAAAGCAAGTAGAAGAATCACCCCCATGGATAAAAAGATTACTTGACTATGTTGAAGTACCTGCAACTGATGTGATCCTTCGAAGACTGTTCCTCTTCACTTTCATGGGTGCATGGAGCATAATGAATTCAGTCGAGACTGGACCAGCATTTCAA GTTGCACTCTCACTTTTGTCTTGCATCTATTTCCTAAATGAGAAGATGAAGAGTGTGGTGAGAGCTTCGATAACTGG ATTTGCAGCTCTGGTGATTGGCTGGACAGTTGGTTCCATTGTGGTTCCTGTGATTCCATCAGTTCTTCTTCAGCCAACATGGACACTTGAACTCCTGACCTCATTGATTTCctatattttcttattcttagcatGTACTTTCCTCAAATGA
- the LOC122008873 gene encoding rhamnogalacturonan I rhamnosyltransferase 1-like has translation MGSEWRGERHHGLKPHAEAKAERLKSRSKFKVWMIRTTTTVLLWTCLLQLTALGQTWAPSVWSGWSSCPPPADVPIHGKQSTSIFINKTVLPPKRIYRNNGYMMVSCNGGLNQMRAAICDMVAIARYLNVTLIVPELDKTSFWSDPSEFQDIFDIDHFITSLRDEVRILKELPPRLKWRAEKGMMYTMPPVSWSDISYYKNQILFLIKKHKIVHFNRTDTRLANNGLPLEIQKLRCRVNFAALRFTSQIEELGRRVIRILQQNGPFLVLHLRYEMDMLAFSGCTHGCTDEEAEELTRMRYAYPWWKEKVINSELKRKDGLCPLTPEETALVLRALDVDRHTQVYIAAGEIYGGERRMRALSNVFPNLVRKETLLEPSDLQHFQNHSSQMAALDYMVSLASDTFVPTYDGNMAKVVEGHRRHLGFKKTITIDRKVLMELIDQYANETLGWEDFSSSVKATHANRMGRPTRRVMIPDRPKEEDYFYSNPQECLQESL, from the exons ATGGGATCTGAGTGGAGAGGAGAGAGGCATCACGGCCTGAAACCTCATGCTGAGGCGAAGGCGGAGAGGTTAAAGAGCAGATCCAAGTTCAAGGTGTGGATGATCCGGACGACGACTACGGTGCTGCTCTGGACGTGCCTCCTCCAGCTCACGGCGCTGGGGCAGACGTGGGCGCCGAGTGTCTGGAGTGGCTGGTCATCTTGCCCACCCCCCGCTGATGTACCAATCCATGGGAAACAGTCCACCTCTATCTTCATTAACAAGACCGTTCTTCCACCCAAGA GGATCTACAGGAACAATGGGTATATGATGGTCTCATGTAATGGTGGGCTCAACCAGATGCGAGCAGCT ATCTGCGATATGGTTGCTATTGCAAGATATTTGAATGTGACACTTATAGTACCAGAGTTGGATAAAACATCATTTTGGTCTGACCCCAG TGAATTCCAAGATATATTTGACATCGATCATTTTATCACATCTCTGAGGGATGAGGTCCGGATATTAAAAGAACTACCGCCTAGACTAAAATGGAGAGCTGAGAAGGGAATGATGTACACTATGCCACCTGTTAGCTGGTCTGACATATCGTATTACAAAAATCAG ATTCTGTTCTTGATAAAGAAGCATAAGATTGTGCATTTCAACAGAACAGATACACGGCTTGCCAACAATGGGTTACCTTTAGAGATTCAAAAGTTGCGTTGTCGTGTGAATTTTGCTGCATTGAGATTTACTTCTCAGATTGAGGAGTTGGGTAGAAGGGTAATCAGAATTCTGCAACAGAATGGCCCTTTTTTGGTTCTGCATTTACGATATGAGATGGACATGTTGGCTTTCTCTGGATGTACTCATGGTTGCACTGATGAAGAGGCAGAAGAGCTGACGAGAATGAg ATATGCATATCCATGGTGGAAAGAGAAAGTTATCAATTCTGAACTCAAAAGGAAGGATGGTCTCTGCCCTCTAACACCAGAAGAGACTGCTCTGGTTTTAAGAGCCCTCGATGTAGATCGTCATACCCAAGTATACATTGCTGCAGGAGAAATATATGGTGGTGAACGGAGAATGAGAGCTCTTTCTAATGTTTTTCCGAATTTG GTAAGGAAGGAAACTTTACTCGAGCCATCAGATCTTCAACATTTCCAGAACCATTCTTCGCAAATGGCAGCATTAGATTACATGGTTTCTTTAGCCAGTGATACTTTTGTTCCTACATATGATGGAAATATGGCTAAAGTTGTTGAAGGTCATCGCAG ACACTTAGGCTTCAAGAAGACCATCACGATAGATCGAAAGGTCTTAATGGAACTGATCGATCAGTATGCTAATGAAACTCTAGGGTGGGAAGACTTCTCTTCATCAGTTAAGGCAACTCATGCTAATCGCATGGGAAGACCTACCAGAAGAGTGATGATACCTGACAGACCTAAGGAAGAGGACTACTTCTACTCCAATCCCCAAGAATGTCTCCAAGAATCCTTGTGA